A region of Nocardioides alkalitolerans DNA encodes the following proteins:
- a CDS encoding ABC transporter permease — protein MTARSPLGRAPALLWVPALVAVVFLVVPLVALVLATPWGSFVDDLRTPEVRAALWLSLRTSLATVVACALVGTPLAWVLARVEFRGRGLVRALVTVPLVLPPVVAGVALLAALGRSGLLGAPLRDATGLTLPYTTAAVVLAHTFVALPFFVISVEGALRSAGEAYDEAAAVLGATRWHTFRRVTLPLALPGVVAGGVLAWARSLGEFGATVTFAGNYPGTTQTMPSRIYAVYLDDPAAARTLAVILLLASVGVLLLLRNRWLTPGAAA, from the coding sequence ATGACCGCGCGGTCCCCCCTCGGACGAGCGCCGGCCCTCCTCTGGGTGCCGGCGCTCGTCGCCGTGGTGTTCCTCGTCGTCCCGCTCGTCGCCCTCGTGCTCGCCACGCCGTGGGGGTCGTTCGTCGACGACCTGCGGACACCCGAGGTGCGCGCGGCGCTGTGGTTGAGCCTGCGCACGTCGCTGGCCACCGTCGTCGCCTGCGCGCTCGTGGGCACCCCGCTGGCGTGGGTGCTCGCCCGCGTCGAGTTCCGCGGACGCGGCCTGGTGCGGGCGCTCGTGACCGTCCCGCTGGTCCTGCCGCCCGTCGTGGCCGGCGTCGCGCTCCTCGCCGCGCTCGGCCGCAGCGGCCTCCTCGGCGCTCCCCTGCGGGACGCCACCGGGCTGACGCTGCCCTACACGACGGCGGCCGTCGTGCTGGCCCACACCTTCGTGGCCCTGCCGTTCTTCGTCATCAGCGTCGAGGGCGCGCTGCGCAGCGCGGGCGAGGCCTACGACGAGGCCGCCGCGGTGCTCGGCGCGACCCGGTGGCACACCTTCCGACGCGTCACGCTCCCGCTCGCCCTGCCGGGCGTCGTCGCCGGCGGCGTGCTGGCCTGGGCCCGGTCGCTCGGGGAGTTCGGCGCCACGGTGACCTTCGCCGGCAACTACCCGGGCACCACGCAGACGATGCCGTCGCGCATCTACGCCGTCTACCTCGACGACCCCGCCGCGGCCCGCACGCTCGCCGTGATCCTGCTGCTCGCCTCGGTCGGTGTGCTGCTCCTGCTGCGCAACCGGTGGCTCACGCCGGGGGCCGCGGCATGA
- a CDS encoding ABC transporter ATP-binding protein has protein sequence MTALLHARFDVPGRLQATLTADAGDVVAVVGPNGAGKTTLVRCLAGLLPDAGELTVDGRSWSSPHVLPRDRRVGHVVQGRDLFPHLSARENVAFGLRARGVDRRTARARANTELERLGVGALADRRPHQLSGGQAQRVAIARALVTEPRLLLLDEPFTGLDVGVAATLRVELARHLASYDGVAVLVTHDAVDALTLGTRMVVLEDGRVAQTGTPAEVASRPRTDHVARLVGLNLVAAVDGGSLLAFRPSAVTLSPTEPSGSARLRWAGQVSQLTPYGDGVRVGVRTATGQDLIADVTAAAVAELLLRPGTHLWASTKETAVVRYPVEA, from the coding sequence ATGACGGCGCTGCTGCACGCCCGGTTCGACGTGCCAGGTCGCCTCCAGGCCACCCTCACGGCGGACGCGGGGGACGTCGTCGCCGTCGTCGGACCGAACGGCGCCGGCAAGACGACCCTCGTGCGCTGCCTCGCCGGGCTCCTGCCCGACGCCGGCGAGCTCACCGTCGACGGCCGGTCGTGGTCCTCGCCGCACGTGCTCCCCCGCGACCGGCGCGTGGGCCACGTCGTGCAGGGCCGCGACCTCTTCCCCCACCTCAGCGCCCGCGAGAACGTCGCGTTCGGCCTGCGGGCCCGGGGCGTCGACCGCCGTACGGCGCGCGCCCGCGCCAACACGGAGCTGGAGCGTCTCGGGGTCGGCGCCCTCGCCGACCGCCGCCCCCACCAGCTCTCCGGCGGGCAGGCGCAGCGCGTGGCCATCGCCCGCGCGCTCGTCACCGAACCGCGGCTGCTCCTCCTCGACGAGCCCTTCACCGGGCTCGACGTCGGCGTCGCGGCCACGCTCCGCGTCGAGCTGGCGCGCCACCTGGCGTCGTACGACGGCGTCGCCGTGCTCGTCACCCACGACGCCGTCGACGCCCTCACGCTCGGCACCCGCATGGTGGTGCTCGAGGACGGCCGGGTCGCGCAGACGGGCACGCCCGCCGAGGTGGCCTCCCGGCCGCGCACCGACCACGTCGCACGGCTCGTCGGCCTCAACCTCGTCGCCGCCGTGGACGGCGGCAGCCTGCTGGCGTTCCGGCCGAGCGCGGTGACGCTGTCGCCCACGGAGCCCAGCGGGTCGGCCCGCCTGCGCTGGGCGGGGCAGGTGAGCCAGCTGACGCCGTACGGCGACGGGGTGCGCGTCGGGGTGCGCACGGCCACCGGGCAGGACCTCATCGCCGACGTCACCGCGGCGGCCGTCGCCGAGCTGCTGCTGCGGCCCGGGACGCACCTCTGGGCGAGCACCAAGGAGACGGCGGTCGTGCGCTACCCGGTCGAGGCGTGA
- the glpX gene encoding class II fructose-bisphosphatase, with amino-acid sequence MATDPSVVTDLPAGLRVEPEAPDRNLALELVRVTEAAAMAAGRWVGRGDKNGADGVAVNAMRVMISSVGMNGVVVIGEGEKDDAPMLFNGEQVGNGTGPECDVAVDPIDGTTLTAKGMSNAIAVLAVAPRGSMYDPSAVFYMEKLVAGPDAADSVDIRLPVAENIARVAKSKKSAAEDVTVVLLDRPRHAQLAEEIRKTGARIKFISDGDVAGAIAAARAGSGVDLLLGIGGTPEGIIAACAMKSLGGIIQGRLWPTDDDERQRALDAGHNLDRDFVLGTDDLVQGDDCFFVATGITDGDLMKGVRYSGGGAITDSLVMRSRSGTIRQVTSEHRLSKLRAYSAIDFER; translated from the coding sequence ATGGCGACTGACCCCTCCGTGGTGACCGACCTCCCCGCCGGACTGCGCGTCGAGCCGGAGGCGCCCGACCGCAACCTCGCGCTCGAGCTGGTCCGGGTCACCGAGGCGGCGGCCATGGCCGCCGGCCGCTGGGTCGGGCGGGGCGACAAGAACGGCGCCGACGGCGTCGCGGTCAACGCGATGCGCGTCATGATCTCCAGCGTCGGGATGAACGGCGTCGTCGTCATCGGCGAGGGCGAGAAGGACGACGCCCCCATGCTGTTCAACGGCGAGCAGGTCGGCAACGGCACCGGTCCCGAGTGCGACGTGGCCGTCGACCCGATCGACGGCACCACCCTCACCGCCAAGGGCATGTCCAACGCCATCGCCGTGCTCGCGGTCGCGCCGCGCGGCTCGATGTACGACCCGTCCGCCGTCTTCTACATGGAGAAGCTGGTCGCCGGCCCCGACGCCGCGGACTCGGTCGACATCCGCCTCCCCGTCGCCGAGAACATCGCCCGCGTGGCCAAGTCGAAGAAGTCGGCGGCCGAGGACGTCACCGTCGTGCTGCTCGACCGGCCGCGCCACGCGCAGCTCGCCGAGGAGATCCGGAAGACCGGTGCGCGCATCAAGTTCATCTCCGACGGCGACGTGGCCGGCGCCATCGCCGCCGCGCGTGCCGGCTCGGGCGTCGACCTCCTCCTCGGCATCGGCGGCACGCCGGAGGGCATCATCGCGGCCTGCGCGATGAAGAGCCTCGGCGGCATCATCCAGGGCCGCCTGTGGCCCACCGACGACGACGAGCGCCAGCGCGCCCTCGACGCCGGCCACAACCTCGACCGCGACTTCGTGCTCGGCACGGACGACCTGGTGCAGGGCGACGACTGCTTCTTCGTGGCCACGGGCATCACCGACGGCGACCTCATGAAGGGCGTGCGCTACTCCGGCGGCGGCGCGATCACCGACTCGCTCGTGATGCGCTCGCGCAGCGGCACCATCCGCCAGGTCACCTCCGAGCACCGGCTCAGCAAGCTGCGGGCCTACTCGGCCATCGACTTCGAGCGCTGA
- a CDS encoding alpha/beta fold hydrolase: MTDPEALLDGGLDAGLAPAQEERVGEGELPPDLPPELAAVPRSEELFAPVRADVELCYQTYGDPGDPTVLLVMGLGGHLTWWPDRMCRMLALEGFHVVRYDNRDVGRSTRVRARVGKASVVQAFLGRPVAAPYTMADLAEDGGLLLDHLGVDRAHVAGVSMGGMIAQTIAVDHPDRVLSLTSIMSTTGNRRVGWQHPRLIPSLLSPRRPDLESYVASTALMARLIGSPAYTDTPEGIRARAVETHGRGVSGSGILRQMLAILTQPDRTRALGGLRIPVSVVHGKQDRMVHVSGGRATAAAVPGARLTLVEGMGHDLPAGLWPLFVDVISRTAARAA; this comes from the coding sequence GTGACGGACCCGGAAGCCCTGCTGGACGGGGGCCTCGACGCCGGGCTGGCTCCCGCGCAGGAGGAGCGCGTCGGCGAGGGCGAGCTGCCCCCGGACCTCCCGCCCGAGCTCGCCGCCGTGCCGCGCTCCGAGGAGCTGTTCGCCCCGGTGCGGGCGGACGTCGAGCTCTGTTACCAGACCTACGGCGACCCCGGTGACCCCACCGTGCTCCTCGTCATGGGCCTCGGCGGGCACCTCACCTGGTGGCCCGACCGGATGTGCCGGATGCTCGCGCTCGAGGGCTTCCACGTCGTGCGCTACGACAACCGCGACGTCGGTCGCTCCACCCGCGTCCGCGCCCGCGTGGGGAAGGCCAGCGTCGTGCAGGCCTTCCTCGGCCGGCCGGTCGCCGCGCCGTACACGATGGCCGACCTCGCCGAGGACGGCGGGCTCCTCCTCGACCACCTCGGCGTCGACCGCGCGCACGTGGCGGGCGTGTCGATGGGCGGGATGATCGCGCAGACCATCGCCGTCGACCACCCCGATCGAGTGCTGTCGCTGACCTCGATCATGTCGACGACCGGCAACCGTCGCGTGGGCTGGCAGCACCCGCGCCTGATCCCCTCCCTGCTGTCGCCGCGGCGTCCCGACCTGGAGTCGTACGTCGCGAGCACGGCCCTCATGGCACGCCTGATCGGCTCGCCGGCCTACACGGACACCCCCGAGGGGATCCGTGCCCGCGCGGTCGAGACCCACGGTCGCGGCGTGAGCGGGAGCGGCATCCTGCGGCAGATGCTGGCGATCCTCACCCAGCCGGACCGCACGCGTGCCCTCGGCGGGCTGCGCATCCCGGTCTCCGTCGTGCACGGCAAGCAGGACCGGATGGTGCACGTCTCCGGCGGCCGCGCCACCGCCGCCGCCGTCCCCGGCGCACGGCTCACGCTCGTCGAGGGCATGGGCCACGACCTCCCGGCGGGGTTGTGGCCGCTCTTCGTCGACGTCATCAGTCGCACGGCCGCCCGCGCGGCGTGA
- a CDS encoding extracellular solute-binding protein, which translates to MGDPRGRGAGSAVRRVGIGAALVLAAGTLSACSSDGKPTLNWYINPDGQATLTSLAERCSTDDYDIAIQLLPTGATDQRTQLARRLAANDSSTDLMSLDPVFVAEFANAGWLAEFEGEAAEAVVDDDVLSGPADTVQWDDKIYAAPQWANTQVLWYRQSLAEQAGIADALEEGTATWSQVIDAAAENGATVGVQADRYEAYMVWINSLVQGAGGDIVSDTEAGVDAQVDIDSDAGRAAAAVVQQLASSPAAQSDLSVSREGTSLGAMYGDGPGEFMTNWTFVYKNYEGTVSEEEFADLAWARYPRTVEGEESAPPVGGIDIGVGAFSEHPDWAIEAAQCVTDPEAQLQLAVNDGLMPARASVYEEQELVDAYDAGLLDLYRESIEAGGTRPKSAFYNQISGSVQSTWHPPASVDPDTTPRESAEFIRDVLQGKALL; encoded by the coding sequence ATGGGTGACCCCCGAGGGCGCGGGGCGGGGTCCGCGGTGAGGAGGGTCGGCATCGGAGCCGCCCTCGTGCTCGCCGCAGGCACGCTCTCCGCCTGCAGCAGCGACGGGAAACCGACGCTGAACTGGTACATCAACCCCGATGGCCAGGCCACGCTCACGTCACTGGCGGAGCGGTGCAGCACCGACGACTACGACATCGCGATCCAGCTCCTCCCGACGGGTGCCACCGACCAGCGCACCCAGCTCGCCCGGCGGCTCGCGGCCAACGACTCGTCCACCGACCTCATGAGCCTCGACCCCGTGTTCGTGGCGGAGTTCGCCAACGCGGGGTGGCTGGCCGAGTTCGAGGGCGAGGCGGCCGAGGCGGTCGTCGACGACGACGTGCTGTCGGGTCCCGCCGACACGGTGCAGTGGGACGACAAGATCTACGCCGCGCCGCAGTGGGCCAACACGCAGGTGCTCTGGTACCGCCAGTCGCTGGCCGAGCAGGCCGGCATCGCCGACGCCCTCGAGGAGGGCACCGCGACCTGGTCGCAGGTCATCGACGCCGCCGCCGAGAACGGCGCGACCGTCGGCGTGCAGGCGGACCGCTACGAGGCCTACATGGTGTGGATCAACTCGCTCGTGCAGGGCGCCGGCGGCGACATCGTCAGCGACACCGAGGCCGGCGTCGACGCCCAGGTCGACATCGACTCCGACGCGGGTCGCGCCGCCGCCGCGGTCGTCCAGCAGCTGGCGAGCTCCCCCGCCGCGCAGTCGGACCTCTCCGTCTCCCGCGAGGGCACCTCGCTGGGCGCGATGTACGGCGACGGGCCCGGCGAGTTCATGACGAACTGGACGTTCGTCTACAAGAACTACGAGGGCACGGTCTCCGAGGAGGAGTTCGCCGACCTCGCGTGGGCGCGCTACCCGCGCACCGTCGAGGGCGAGGAGTCCGCTCCCCCGGTCGGCGGCATCGACATCGGCGTGGGCGCGTTCAGCGAGCACCCCGACTGGGCGATCGAGGCCGCGCAGTGCGTCACCGACCCCGAGGCGCAGCTGCAGCTCGCGGTCAACGACGGCCTCATGCCCGCCCGGGCCTCGGTCTACGAGGAGCAGGAGCTCGTCGACGCGTACGACGCGGGCCTGCTCGACCTCTACCGCGAGAGCATCGAGGCGGGCGGCACCCGTCCGAAGAGCGCGTTCTACAACCAGATCTCGGGATCGGTGCAGAGCACGTGGCACCCGCCGGCCTCGGTCGACCCCGACACGACGCCGCGCGAGTCGGCCGAGTTCATCCGTGACGTCCTGCAGGGGAAGGCGCTGCTGTGA
- a CDS encoding sugar ABC transporter permease, with amino-acid sequence MSSTTTAPAGVAKTPKSKKSKPGNASDRSVAENRLGMKLVAPALVVMLFVTAFPMLQALWLSLSNYALTAPDDRSFVGAQNYVTALTDPLFWRTMLVTVGIMVVTVFFELVIGFVFALVMHRVIFARGIIRTSILIPYGVITVVSGFAWQFAFSSTNGFVNAWVPFIEDNFNWFGEQFPALFAICVSEIWKTTPFMSLLLLAGLAQVSEDMIEAAKVDGATWWQRMWKVVLPNMRAAIMVAILFRALDAFRIFDNIFVMTGGAVNTESVSFLTYRQVIEQFQIGMGSALSVLLFLSVLVIAFGIVKLFRVDLAAARQEG; translated from the coding sequence GTGAGCTCCACGACGACCGCACCCGCCGGGGTCGCGAAGACCCCGAAGTCGAAGAAGTCCAAGCCCGGGAACGCCAGCGACCGCTCGGTCGCCGAGAACCGGCTGGGCATGAAGCTGGTCGCGCCGGCCCTCGTGGTGATGCTCTTCGTCACCGCGTTCCCGATGCTCCAGGCCCTCTGGCTGTCCCTGTCCAACTACGCGCTCACCGCGCCCGACGACCGCAGCTTCGTGGGGGCGCAGAACTACGTCACCGCGCTGACCGACCCGCTGTTCTGGCGCACCATGCTGGTGACCGTCGGCATCATGGTCGTGACGGTGTTCTTCGAGCTCGTCATCGGGTTCGTGTTCGCCCTCGTCATGCACCGCGTGATCTTCGCGCGGGGCATCATCCGCACCTCGATCCTCATCCCCTACGGCGTGATCACCGTGGTGTCGGGCTTCGCGTGGCAGTTCGCGTTCTCCTCCACCAACGGCTTCGTCAACGCGTGGGTGCCGTTCATCGAGGACAACTTCAACTGGTTCGGGGAGCAGTTCCCGGCCCTGTTCGCCATCTGCGTCTCCGAGATCTGGAAGACGACGCCGTTCATGTCGCTGCTGCTCCTCGCGGGTCTCGCGCAGGTCAGCGAGGACATGATCGAGGCGGCGAAGGTCGACGGTGCCACGTGGTGGCAGCGCATGTGGAAGGTGGTCCTGCCGAACATGCGGGCCGCGATCATGGTCGCGATCCTGTTCCGCGCCCTCGACGCCTTCCGCATCTTCGACAACATCTTCGTGATGACGGGCGGTGCGGTGAACACCGAGTCGGTCTCGTTCCTCACCTACCGCCAGGTGATCGAGCAGTTCCAGATCGGCATGGGATCCGCGCTGTCGGTGCTCCTGTTCCTCTCGGTGCTCGTCATCGCCTTCGGCATCGTCAAGCTGTTCCGCGTCGACCTGGCTGCGGCCCGGCAGGAGGGATGA
- a CDS encoding carbohydrate ABC transporter permease, protein MGNTPLRKVGIALGAALILIWCLLPVAWIISLSFKSQESVTNGSPGFFPAEGGFAGWDNYVAAWDNEQFRRAIFNSIGISLIATVLSVIVATLAAYAIARLEFKGKKLVLSTALAIAMFPVVSLVGPLFDMWRAIGLYDTWPGLIIPYMSFTLPLAIWTLAAFFREIPWEMEQAAQVDGATSWQAFRKVIVPLAAPGVFTAAILTFFFAWNDFVFGISLTSTEAARPIPASLSFFVGSDPFNRPASLLAAGAVIATLPIIVIVLAFQRKIVAGLTSGAVKG, encoded by the coding sequence ATGGGTAACACTCCGCTCCGCAAGGTCGGCATCGCGCTCGGTGCCGCGCTGATCCTCATCTGGTGCCTGCTGCCGGTGGCCTGGATCATCTCGCTGTCCTTCAAGTCGCAGGAGTCGGTCACCAACGGCTCGCCCGGCTTCTTCCCGGCCGAGGGCGGGTTCGCGGGCTGGGACAACTACGTCGCGGCCTGGGACAACGAGCAGTTCCGTCGGGCGATCTTCAACTCGATCGGCATCTCGCTCATCGCGACGGTGCTCTCGGTCATCGTGGCCACGCTCGCGGCGTACGCGATCGCGCGGCTGGAGTTCAAGGGCAAGAAGCTCGTGCTCTCCACGGCCCTGGCCATCGCGATGTTCCCGGTGGTGTCGCTGGTCGGCCCGCTGTTCGACATGTGGCGGGCGATCGGGCTGTACGACACGTGGCCCGGCCTGATCATCCCCTACATGTCGTTCACCCTGCCCCTGGCGATCTGGACGCTCGCCGCCTTCTTCCGGGAGATCCCGTGGGAGATGGAGCAGGCGGCCCAGGTCGACGGCGCGACGTCGTGGCAGGCCTTCCGCAAGGTGATCGTGCCGTTGGCCGCCCCCGGCGTCTTCACGGCCGCGATCCTCACGTTCTTCTTCGCGTGGAACGACTTCGTGTTCGGCATCTCGCTGACCTCGACCGAGGCGGCGCGACCGATCCCGGCGTCCCTGTCGTTCTTCGTGGGGAGCGACCCGTTCAACCGGCCCGCCTCGCTGCTGGCCGCCGGTGCCGTCATCGCGACGCTGCCGATCATCGTCATCGTGCTGGCCTTCCAGCGCAAGATCGTCGCCGGTCTCACCTCCGGCGCAGTGAAGGGGTAA